A window from Fodinibius salicampi encodes these proteins:
- the mrdA gene encoding penicillin-binding protein 2 has product MQYQKKKRSHISIRVLMGIIIVLGLIILGRLFQLQILEYDTYDPLSRENALRQQIVNPARGLIYDRNGKLLVENEPIYSITIIPSSYKDENTPILARLLDIPVEEVRKRVEEARSYSWHRASRLFTEINFETFSIIQENIWQLPGIGHQIESKRHYPIDSLRASHVLGYLREVSQEEYLAKDSYHLGDKIGKTGLEKSYESQLRGKEGTEYILVNAMGQNLGSYQNGSMDEAPQKGADLHTSLDTDLQLLAEELMEGKKGAAIAIDPQDGSILSMTSAPEFDIRRLAGRIDADYWQSINADTLNPLFNRSTSSAQPPGSTFKPLMGLMGMEMEVITPQTTIYNPGYYSRGRRYNDLADPGQYNIGKAIQESSNTFFFWLMDEMVRSHSIDRWNELASSFGLGRPTGIDLPSETSGILPDSSYLNNTLGEGTWGIGDQLSLGIGQGFMAASPLQMATVAAQIANGGYAIKPHFVQSIREPNGRVIYPNTDTTKISWVDESELAVIKDGMRRVVTEGSGRYYADLDSIAVAGKTGTAQNPHGQDHGWFICFAPVENPQIAVAVLVENAGYGSISAAPIASLMVEQYINGEIGRSHVYDYVMNFEPRPENN; this is encoded by the coding sequence ATGCAATATCAGAAGAAAAAGCGCAGCCATATATCCATTCGCGTTTTGATGGGTATCATTATCGTTTTGGGGCTGATAATTCTAGGACGTCTTTTCCAGCTTCAAATATTGGAATATGATACCTATGATCCGCTAAGCCGGGAAAATGCCCTGCGACAACAGATTGTCAATCCAGCGCGTGGTCTTATATATGATCGTAATGGGAAACTATTAGTAGAAAATGAGCCCATTTATTCTATTACTATTATTCCTTCCAGTTATAAGGATGAAAACACTCCCATTCTCGCAAGATTATTAGATATACCTGTTGAGGAGGTAAGAAAACGCGTAGAGGAAGCCCGCTCATATTCTTGGCATCGGGCATCCCGGCTGTTTACTGAAATTAATTTTGAAACCTTCTCAATAATTCAGGAAAACATCTGGCAGTTACCGGGCATTGGCCATCAAATTGAAAGCAAGCGTCACTATCCTATTGACAGTCTTCGAGCTTCTCATGTACTGGGTTACCTCCGGGAAGTCTCCCAGGAAGAGTACCTGGCCAAGGATAGTTATCATCTGGGAGATAAAATCGGCAAAACCGGCCTTGAAAAGAGCTATGAATCCCAACTCAGAGGAAAAGAAGGGACAGAATATATTCTGGTCAATGCGATGGGTCAAAATCTTGGATCCTATCAAAATGGATCTATGGATGAAGCGCCTCAAAAAGGAGCTGATTTGCATACTTCCCTCGATACAGATCTGCAGCTATTGGCTGAGGAGCTCATGGAAGGAAAGAAAGGAGCAGCTATTGCTATTGACCCCCAGGATGGGAGCATCCTGAGCATGACCAGTGCTCCGGAATTTGATATAAGACGCCTAGCGGGTAGAATAGATGCTGATTACTGGCAAAGTATAAATGCTGATACTTTAAACCCTCTTTTCAACCGTTCGACTTCAAGTGCGCAACCGCCCGGATCTACCTTTAAACCCCTTATGGGTCTTATGGGAATGGAGATGGAGGTAATTACTCCACAAACAACTATTTATAATCCGGGTTATTACTCAAGGGGACGACGATATAACGATTTAGCTGACCCGGGACAATACAATATTGGCAAAGCTATCCAAGAGTCCAGCAATACCTTCTTTTTCTGGCTAATGGATGAAATGGTACGCTCCCATAGCATTGATCGATGGAATGAGTTAGCTTCGTCCTTTGGCCTTGGTCGCCCCACCGGCATCGACCTACCCAGTGAAACGTCTGGTATTTTACCCGACAGCTCGTACTTAAACAATACCCTTGGTGAAGGTACCTGGGGCATAGGCGACCAGCTTAGCCTCGGTATTGGACAGGGATTCATGGCTGCGTCACCGCTTCAAATGGCTACCGTAGCGGCACAAATTGCAAACGGCGGTTATGCCATCAAACCCCACTTTGTACAATCCATTCGGGAACCAAATGGAAGGGTTATATATCCCAATACAGATACAACAAAAATAAGTTGGGTCGATGAAAGTGAATTGGCGGTCATTAAAGATGGTATGCGAAGAGTAGTTACGGAGGGTAGCGGGAGGTACTACGCAGACTTAGATAGTATAGCTGTTGCCGGGAAAACCGGTACAGCCCAAAATCCACATGGACAGGATCACGGATGGTTTATTTGTTTCGCTCCCGTAGAAAACCCTCAAATTGCTGTAGCAGTACTTGTTGAGAACGCTGGTTATGGCTCTATATCAGCTGCACCCATAGCTTCATTAATGGTAGAACAGTATATCAATGGAGAAATTGGTCGCTCCCATGTGTACGATTACGTGATGAATTTTGAACCAAGACCCGAAAACAATTAA
- the mreD gene encoding rod shape-determining protein MreD encodes MTGRRLKHIGIGLVFLILQLVLFRHLTIFEAYPDLVLIFLVWYMSKENRTAALLMGASLGFLQDALLDVWGLNMFSKTLLIYIVHRFIPKDHKTQLSVGQVVITVALAALFHNLIFLGLNIFIQNYTAETLFGAYLLGSSLYSAIVAALFYMFRTNK; translated from the coding sequence ATGACCGGAAGGCGGCTTAAACATATCGGCATAGGACTTGTCTTCCTGATTCTTCAGCTTGTGCTATTTCGGCATTTAACTATTTTTGAAGCATATCCTGATCTTGTTCTTATATTCCTGGTCTGGTATATGAGTAAGGAAAACAGAACAGCAGCTCTGCTGATGGGGGCTTCTTTGGGATTTCTGCAGGATGCTCTGCTTGATGTTTGGGGGCTCAATATGTTTTCTAAAACATTGCTTATATATATCGTTCATCGATTTATTCCTAAAGATCATAAAACACAATTAAGTGTTGGACAAGTCGTTATTACTGTTGCACTTGCCGCTCTTTTCCATAATCTTATTTTTTTGGGGTTGAACATCTTTATCCAGAATTACACGGCAGAAACACTTTTTGGAGCTTACCTACTTGGAAGTAGCTTATATTCAGCTATAGTAGCAGCTCTTTTCTATATGTTCAGAACTAATAAGTAG
- the mreC gene encoding rod shape-determining protein MreC has translation MQIRFPGITEIKDHIIAAFLLIVAVGLIVSRHQGGLHNLRTVSVTVFSYLEEPLSNIRTYRQALRTNTYLRQQNVLLLDELSRLRSAREENEELRQLLEFSRNSNLNLYPVQIVGKELSQVFNSLTIDAGTEEGITAGMPLVAAEGLAGKVVLTDGGYSQVMPIFNSLFKVSAKLQNSGAYGIVSWDSKNIHELQLNYVPQTVEVDSGEIVITSGYSNQFPPDIPIGEVIRTEHQPGRDIQKIIVNPFADIYSMTAGFVVKFQPDTTIQKLNEQYQNALE, from the coding sequence ATGCAAATTCGTTTTCCGGGAATAACGGAAATTAAAGATCATATTATTGCAGCATTTTTACTTATTGTTGCGGTAGGCCTTATTGTCAGCCGTCATCAGGGGGGGCTTCATAATTTACGAACTGTTTCGGTAACTGTTTTCAGCTACCTGGAGGAACCGTTATCTAATATTCGAACTTATCGGCAGGCCTTAAGGACTAACACTTACCTCAGACAACAAAATGTTTTACTACTTGACGAGTTAAGTCGCCTACGTTCAGCTCGTGAAGAGAATGAAGAACTTCGCCAATTACTTGAATTCAGCCGCAATAGTAATCTTAATCTATATCCCGTACAAATTGTGGGAAAAGAACTTTCCCAGGTATTTAATTCTTTAACTATTGATGCAGGTACTGAAGAAGGTATAACCGCTGGTATGCCTTTGGTAGCAGCCGAGGGATTGGCCGGAAAGGTTGTACTGACCGATGGAGGGTACTCCCAGGTAATGCCAATTTTTAACAGTTTATTTAAGGTTAGTGCCAAACTACAAAACTCAGGTGCCTATGGCATTGTTTCCTGGGATAGTAAAAACATTCATGAACTTCAGCTAAACTATGTCCCTCAAACCGTAGAGGTCGATTCCGGAGAAATAGTAATCACTTCTGGATACAGTAATCAATTTCCTCCGGATATTCCTATTGGAGAAGTGATACGGACCGAACATCAACCGGGTCGGGATATACAGAAAATTATCGTCAACCCTTTTGCAGATATTTATAGCATGACGGCCGGATTTGTTGTTAAATTTCAACCCGATACTACGATCCAAAAACTTAACGAACAATATCAGAACGCTTTAGAATGA
- a CDS encoding rod shape-determining protein has translation MDNNVSTSKKDKQQRKGWFDWLYTDIAIDLGTANTLIYSRGEGIVLNEPSIVALNTQNEPVATGHEARLMHEKTHKNIRTVRPLRDGVIADFEVAEQMIRGMIDKVKMKWYSSTRTMVVCVPSGITEVERRAVRDSAEHAGAKSVHLVDEPMAAAIGIGLNVHEPIGNMIVDVGGGTTEIAVIALSGIVYAQSVRLGGDELNEDIINYFRRNHNLLIGERTAEKIKCEIGSAAPLDEEIEMDTKGRDLVNGVPRVRHVTSKDVREAISESVNTIVESITKSLEQTPPELSADILDRGIMLTGGGAKLKNLDKLIRETTDLPVHIAEDPLTAVVRGTGAILEDLDYYRTVIT, from the coding sequence ATGGACAATAACGTATCTACATCTAAGAAAGATAAACAGCAACGAAAAGGTTGGTTTGACTGGCTATACACCGATATTGCTATCGATCTTGGTACCGCCAACACCCTTATCTATTCCCGGGGGGAAGGTATCGTACTTAATGAGCCCTCCATTGTTGCCCTGAACACACAGAATGAACCTGTTGCAACAGGACACGAGGCCCGGCTGATGCACGAAAAGACCCATAAGAATATCCGCACCGTACGCCCCCTACGTGATGGCGTTATCGCGGATTTTGAGGTCGCTGAACAAATGATTCGCGGTATGATTGACAAGGTTAAAATGAAATGGTACTCCAGTACCCGAACAATGGTTGTTTGTGTACCCAGCGGCATCACCGAGGTCGAACGCCGAGCTGTTCGGGACAGCGCAGAACATGCCGGAGCCAAATCGGTCCATCTCGTAGACGAACCCATGGCAGCGGCAATCGGAATTGGACTCAATGTGCACGAGCCGATTGGAAATATGATTGTAGATGTAGGCGGGGGAACCACTGAGATTGCTGTCATCGCTCTTTCGGGTATCGTATATGCACAGTCGGTACGTTTGGGTGGTGACGAGCTGAATGAAGATATTATTAATTATTTCAGGCGGAATCATAATCTCCTTATCGGAGAACGAACTGCTGAAAAGATCAAGTGCGAAATCGGGTCGGCTGCTCCTCTCGATGAAGAAATAGAAATGGATACGAAAGGACGTGATCTTGTTAACGGGGTCCCCCGAGTCCGCCACGTTACATCCAAAGATGTTCGGGAGGCAATCTCCGAATCGGTAAACACTATTGTTGAATCTATTACCAAGTCCCTGGAGCAGACTCCTCCTGAACTGTCAGCGGACATTCTGGATCGGGGTATTATGCTTACCGGTGGAGGTGCCAAGCTTAAAAATCTTGATAAACTAATCCGGGAAACTACCGACTTGCCTGTCCACATTGCCGAAGATCCTTTAACTGCCGTTGTACGTGGTACCGGCGCCATATTAGAAGATCTCGATTATTACCGAACCGTAATTACCTAA
- the purH gene encoding bifunctional phosphoribosylaminoimidazolecarboxamide formyltransferase/IMP cyclohydrolase: protein MSLQPLSELPEHNLSINRALLSVSDKTDIIPLARVLHQHDVEIISTGGTAQKIREAELPVTDVSEVTGFEECLDGRVKTLHPIIHGGLLGRTSHQSDLDEMKQLNIDPIELVVVNLYPFKETIDNSDCTPAIATENIDIGGPTMIRAAAKNFAHVCVLTAPKQYDDFIASLEQENGIPFTKRRQWARQAFNHTAHYDTHIANYFNTLDTKSEEQPEQLNISLPKSQELRYGENPHQKAAVYGYQEEFIDCFHGKQLSYNNFLDVDAALRLIADFKDSDPTCAIFKHTVPCGVASDENLTKAWEKAFQTDTKSPFGGIVAVNQELDLDTAKKIDEIFTEIIIAPSYTEDALSLLRQKKKRRLIRQKKYLSDSSEQQFRSIFGGALSQDLDFSILDENDLKVVTKRQPSQKELRDMLFAWQVVKHVKSNAIVYAKDQQTIGIGTGQTSRVEASQIAIAKAKEEGLSIEGTAIASDAFFPFPDGVEAAAKAGATAVIQPGGSIRDDQVIETADALDLTMVFTDKRLFRH from the coding sequence GTGTCTTTACAACCTCTTTCTGAACTACCTGAACATAACCTTTCAATTAACAGAGCCCTGCTCTCAGTCTCCGACAAAACAGATATTATTCCGCTGGCCCGGGTCTTGCATCAACATGATGTTGAAATTATATCCACAGGGGGTACCGCTCAAAAGATAAGAGAAGCCGAACTGCCGGTTACAGATGTGAGTGAAGTTACTGGTTTTGAGGAATGTCTGGATGGACGGGTTAAAACGCTGCATCCTATTATTCACGGTGGACTTTTGGGAAGAACCAGCCATCAATCTGACCTCGATGAAATGAAACAACTAAATATTGATCCCATTGAGCTAGTTGTGGTGAATCTGTACCCTTTCAAAGAGACGATTGATAATTCCGATTGTACTCCTGCAATAGCTACGGAAAACATTGATATCGGCGGTCCTACTATGATTCGGGCAGCAGCCAAGAATTTTGCCCACGTTTGCGTTCTTACTGCTCCCAAACAGTATGATGATTTCATAGCTTCACTTGAACAGGAAAACGGTATCCCATTTACTAAGCGTCGGCAATGGGCGCGCCAGGCGTTTAATCATACCGCTCACTACGACACCCATATTGCCAACTATTTCAATACGCTCGATACTAAATCGGAGGAACAGCCGGAACAGCTGAATATATCACTCCCTAAATCCCAGGAATTGCGCTATGGCGAAAACCCCCATCAGAAAGCGGCCGTATATGGCTACCAAGAAGAATTCATCGATTGTTTTCACGGCAAGCAACTCAGCTATAATAATTTCCTTGATGTGGATGCCGCCCTGCGACTTATTGCTGATTTTAAGGATTCTGATCCAACCTGTGCTATTTTTAAACATACCGTTCCCTGTGGGGTAGCCTCTGACGAGAATCTTACCAAGGCATGGGAAAAAGCCTTCCAAACAGATACTAAATCCCCTTTTGGAGGCATTGTAGCTGTCAACCAGGAGCTCGATCTTGATACCGCTAAAAAAATAGACGAAATATTTACTGAAATTATTATTGCTCCTTCCTATACTGAGGACGCTCTTTCTCTGCTCAGGCAGAAGAAAAAAAGACGCCTTATTCGCCAAAAGAAGTATTTGAGTGATAGCTCAGAACAACAGTTCCGTTCGATCTTCGGAGGAGCACTCAGTCAGGACCTTGATTTCTCTATTCTTGATGAAAACGACCTTAAAGTGGTGACAAAGCGCCAGCCGAGCCAAAAAGAACTTCGCGATATGCTTTTTGCCTGGCAGGTGGTTAAACATGTAAAATCCAATGCCATTGTTTACGCTAAAGATCAGCAAACTATTGGCATCGGCACAGGGCAAACAAGCCGTGTAGAAGCTTCGCAAATTGCTATTGCCAAAGCCAAAGAAGAAGGACTCTCAATAGAAGGTACCGCCATTGCATCTGATGCCTTCTTCCCCTTTCCCGATGGAGTAGAAGCCGCGGCTAAAGCAGGCGCCACTGCAGTAATTCAACCAGGCGGAAGTATTCGCGATGACCAAGTCATAGAAACCGCTGACGCCCTTGATCTTACCATGGTCTTCACCGATAAAAGACTTTTTAGGCATTAA